Within the Butyrivibrio sp. AE3004 genome, the region CAAGGAACGCCTGCAAGCGCTTTTTCAAGTATCCGGAGGCAGAGGAGTACTTCGGTATGGAGCGTAAGACCATAAGGAGACTTGCGAAAGAATGTGGTGCATACCTTGAGTACAGCACAACTATGATCCGAATTGACGGACCGGTGCTGGAGGAATATTTACTGACATTCAGAAGATAATCATATAGGTAGAATAAGGGTTGGTTAATACGATTTAGTTCTTGCGGTGCGCTTTTCATAGAGTCATAATAGAATTGTGCCAGGGAGAATCTATGCGGATTAAGCCAGCCTTATTAATTGGAGGTAACATGGCTAAATCTGACACAAAGAGAGACTTTAGAGGTCGGCCTCTGAGAAAAGGAGAGCTGCAACGCAAATCTGACCTGCGATATCAGTACACCTACACAGATCCTTATGGTAATAGGAAATACATATATTCCAAAGATCTGATGGAACTGAGGCGCAAGGAGGATGAACTAAAGAGAGACCAGCTAGACGGGTTAGACATCTATGCTGCTGGAAGAGCTACTATCGATTTTACTTTTAACAGGTACATGTCAACGAGAAGTGATCTCAAGGGTTCAACACAGGCCAATTACTGGTATACGTATGATCGCTATATCAAGGATAACCTCGGATCCAAGAGAGTTGTTGACCTGAAACACTCAGACATTCTCCAGTTTTATTATTTCCTTATGAAGGAGAGAAATCTTTCGTATAACACACTGGAATCAGTGCATGGTATCATTCATCCGATTTTCGATCTTGCGGTGATGGATGATATAATAAGAAGGAATCCTTCCGATAAGATCATGGGTAAGATTGCAAAAAGAGAAGGAGTGGAGATTGTACCCAAAAAAGCTCTGACAGTTGAAGAGCAGAGAGCATTTAAGGAGTACGTTGCAAACAGTCCTATATACTATCATTGGTGGCCAATCTTCACGGTGCTTTTTGGTACCGGAATGAGAATCGGCGAATGCATCGGCCTAAGATGGGAAGACATTGATCTTGAGAAGAGAAGAATCAGCGTTAATCACAGTCTTTCATATTATACTGACAGGAAGACAGGTGAGTGCAGACTGAGAGTATCGACTCCCAAGACCAAGGCGGGTATCAGAACTATTCCGATGATGAGCTCTGTCAAGGATGCTTTCGAGGTCGAAAAAGAGTTACAGCTGGATGGCAATGGTCTCAACGCTACTGTGATAGATGGAATGAGTGGTTTCATCTTCCAGAACAGAGACGGAGGCTGCCTTACTGCAGCAGATATCAATCGGGCGATCAAGAGAATTTACACGGATCACAACGCAGAGGAAATTCTTAAGGCAAAGAAAGAAAAGAGAGAACCGATAATCATCCCTCATTTCACATGTCATATCTGCAGACATACTTTTGCTACAAGACTCTGTGAAGTTGAGGACAACCCCAAAGTAATCCAGT harbors:
- a CDS encoding DUF6462 family protein translates to MDKANPIFYKEEIFLKKGEAFMMNQRSKVEETRNACKRFFKYPEAEEYFGMERKTIRRLAKECGAYLEYSTTMIRIDGPVLEEYLLTFRR
- a CDS encoding site-specific integrase, which translates into the protein MAKSDTKRDFRGRPLRKGELQRKSDLRYQYTYTDPYGNRKYIYSKDLMELRRKEDELKRDQLDGLDIYAAGRATIDFTFNRYMSTRSDLKGSTQANYWYTYDRYIKDNLGSKRVVDLKHSDILQFYYFLMKERNLSYNTLESVHGIIHPIFDLAVMDDIIRRNPSDKIMGKIAKREGVEIVPKKALTVEEQRAFKEYVANSPIYYHWWPIFTVLFGTGMRIGECIGLRWEDIDLEKRRISVNHSLSYYTDRKTGECRLRVSTPKTKAGIRTIPMMSSVKDAFEVEKELQLDGNGLNATVIDGMSGFIFQNRDGGCLTAADINRAIKRIYTDHNAEEILKAKKEKREPIIIPHFTCHICRHTFATRLCEVEDNPKVIQSIMGHKSVVTTFDVYADSSDRRNEVSFNKLVDRWNDAF